Genomic DNA from Capra hircus breed San Clemente unplaced genomic scaffold, ASM170441v1, whole genome shotgun sequence:
TTATCGTCCAGgtgctcacacccttgctgtcctcttgcctccttcccatggcacagagaagcgagatcagccagtatctttctcgcttttgcacggatttcccccagcgtaaggccaccttcccactccctctgccACGCCGCTCCAGTcgccattcttctcctttttctccttctccttctccctcttcttcagaggggtgggtggggcaagcagtaagtccattggagacgatggggcggaggaggatgggtggtgatgatgagggAGGGCTGTGGGTGGCTCCACGTCCTCGCGCGGGGCACGCTTGTTCGTGTTCTTGGGGGAAGATActgctcatcattctttttcctctccacgtGTGGAGGGCATGGTGCGCTGTAGGTGAGCATGCGGGGGAAACGAGCCATCGGAACGTTCTCTGTTCCTTGCCACGCCGACTGGCGCAGTCAGCAGCCAGAGTTGTTCCTCGAGGTCTGAGATGTTAAACCGCACATTCCCggtctgccctttgctggagggtttggggttcgcagccgtcagccaagaaacagaaataaaacacaagaggtgATCGATAAAGGTCCTCAGGCCCCCCTCCACCGGGTCACGGGAATCATgaggcagtggagaaagcagCTAGGGGAGGAGAGTTTCCCCACCGCCCCAGGCACTTTGGAGGCCGGCCGCGTCTCCTCGAGTCCAGCGGCGTTTGTCCGGGGCCCAGCTGGAAGGGACAACTGACTGCCAGGCAGGACGGGCAGAGTCGGAAGTCCAGTTGGCTTGCTATCCCAATCTAGGGTAGGCTCGGGTCTTTCCTCAGTGTGGGGAGGACCTTTGTTTCCAGAAATGAACGCTGCGTGACGAATCTCCACCTAGGCCccggtgcactgctggtggagaggTTTCTTTGGCACTAGTTGGCTCGCCTTTCTCCCCGTGGCCTTCGTGTCGGTGCTGGTGGTGCCGGTGGTGGTGCTCACGGCATTGTGGAtcgcgtctcctgtttggcacttgGCGCTTCTCCAGCACGCTCCTTGCACCGgaaatggagccccagggaaCTTTGCGGACGAGCGTCCTGTCGGGGACCCACGGATCCCCAACTCAATCCTGCTGGAAACTCTGCCTAGTAGCACGAGGCCTCCCGAGGGCAGCCACCCATAAAGACTGCTTGCCCATCTTCTCCGCAGACGCTGCTCGACGTTTGGGGCATTCTCGAGAGCCTGGCCGGCCGGAAGGACACTGTGTGTGGACCTGCATCCGCTCTTCCCGCACCTCCCCCCCGAAGGGCTCCGGAGAGCGTCTCCTTGCTCGGCTGGCTGTGAGCGTtctgtgaggcgtctccaggccgcGTCACTCGCCAGAGGCCAGCGGTGCGGCCAGGGACTGGAGACgggggaagaaaggcaaagccacaccCAAAGTCCCATCCAGAGAGGACTCTCCCACCCTCGCAGAAGTGGCAGGCCCTGGCACCGTGCTCAGACCCGCTCACGCACCCCATTCGCTCCGCCGACTTCCCAGCAGAGCCAGCCCTCGAGAGCTGAGCCGCTCGGGCACAAACCCGTTCCCAGGGAACGCGGAGACCCCGGGCTCGCTCCAGGCCCCGCCTTTTCCCAGGAGGCCGCATCGTCCTCACCGCCAGAGAGGAACTCGCTCCTCGTCGGCACTCTTGCTGCGTCGCCCAGGGCGGGCCGCACGCAGAGTGTGCCTGGGCGTCTGCACGCATGTGCATCAGAGCCGGCCTACCgccacagccccagagatggccgcGGCTTCTTGTTCCTCCCCTTGGTCGCTCTGGCCCTCCCGCTGGCACAAGGGCCGTGGCCGACGTCCGTCGGCCCCGGAGGCGGGGTGTCCGTGCTGGGCCGGTCGAGCCGGTGGTGCTCCTGTGCGGGCGGCGGGCGGTTTCTCCCTCCTCCGGGTCTGGACCGGTGAATCACGACTGCGCcggcaggcagggcagcctggatctTGCGCAGCTCCAAGGCCGGCTTCGGTCGGTTGTGTTCTTGCAGGCGTCTCCACTGCTCTAAGCTCATCCCTTCGGCCTCTGTGTCCCCCGGGGACTCCTGCGACCCAGGAGCTCTGCCGCTGGCGTCTCCTGCAGGCTGCCCGGGGTCTGCGGGGTCAGCCCCGAGGGGggccgctgcccctcccccagcgcccCCTTCCCACGCACCCTCCCGGGCGTAGAACAGGACGTAGGCGCTCTGGCTCAGGGCAGCAGTCTCGTCACAGGCGGTCACCTTGGCATCGTCCATCTTATACCATTGGCCGTTGCCGGCTCGGACGTAACAAAAGTAGTGTCCTCGCTCACAGCTCCACCCGGAGTGCACCAGCACGGCATAGAGCACGTAGCCCAGTGGCCCTGCCGTCCCCTCAGACGTGTAGGGCTGCACGTCCAGGCGCTGGGGATAGCGCACCTCCTGAGCCCTTTTGGCCCCGCTCAGCTGTGTGAACCGCTTCAGCACCAGCACCAGGACCTGGGACGTGCTGTGCAAAGTCAACCTCTTGGTGGCAGGCACCTTCCGGAGACAAACGCCACAGTCATAGGCATTTTCCGCCTCCAGCTTCTCGGGCTTGACcagctctctcagagcttgctccacACTCTGAGCCGCCGTGATATCCAGGCTGACGTCCAGATGAGGGTCGAACGTGTCCGAGACACCGAGGCAGTGGAGACACTGGATCCGAGACCTCCACGTCCCGCCGAAGATCTGACGGACGACGCTGGTGTCCTCGGAGGCGTGGCCGCGACGGCTGGGATGCACTCAGGCACCCTTGCTGCATGCCATTCAGAGTGAACATCAGAAACTCGTGGGCATCTTCCTGCTGGTGTCTGTGGAAGCCCGCCAGCAGGTCCTTGCGGGGCCGGATCACCTCTCCCGCGTGAAGGAGGGCTCGGGTCACGGTGAGCTCGCATGGCACAGAGCGTGCAGGAGCTGCCGGCCGGACAGAGGGTGGCGTGCTGCCGGGACACCAGCCAGCTGGCCAGGGGCGGCGTGTGGCTCAGACACTGCAGCGCCGCGTTCACGTAGCAGGTGTTCCCCAGATTCTGAAGCCCAGCGCCCACCCCCCACGGCCCCCTCCAACTCAGGGCGACTTTCTGGCCAGGCGCCAGCCCCGCTGACCCAGGAGCCAAGTCACCCGCTGGGGCGCCCGACTGCCGGCGACGGCCCCTCAGGGACAGAGGGTCCCCGAAGGGCATCCGCACCAGCGCGCTGGCCCGACAACCTCGCCCTCCGGCTAAGACGTTGAAGGGAGCCGGACACGCACCTCCCCCGTGCTCAGAAGCAGCCCCCGGTCTCTGCAAACAAGGCCCGCGAGGGTTTCCATCTCCTACCTGCAGCTGCACGCCGATGCCTCCTTCCCTCACACCGTCGTCTCCAAAAAGGGCcttggccccgccccctcggTCCTTTGGGGGCTTTCCCACGGCCCCACCCCCGCACGTGCAAGCTCCTCATTCGCTGAGGCGGCCGAGGGcctgcccactcccactcccGCCATCCAACCACCGACACTTTTCTCGGGGAATTCCCCTTGAGGAAGCCCCGCACGCACTTCCGACCTGGCCCCCTGGACCAAAGGGCTCCGGATGCAAATGATTCGGGGCCATTGGGCCTTCCAGCCTTGCCGCTAGAGAGTCACTGCGGGCCTTCCAAGTTCAGCACACAAATGCGGGCTGCAGAGGAATGCCGTGGGCTCACCATTCACGTCCTAACACACTTGTGCAAACATAGGTCTGCCCCCCTACCCTCTCCCCTTTAggggtctcccctccccagacccctgcctgaggacaaccCCTCCCCAGACAACAAGAAACCCTTGCCTCAACTTTGCTCTCCAGTGAGGTCCGCTCCAATTTCTATGCTTTCTCACTGGACACTCTCCTAGCGTTCAGGGTCCTGGCACCAAAAGATGCCGAGAGAGTGGCACATATGCTTTTCTCCCTTCAGGGCCGTTGGTCAAGCCCCAAAGCGAGCTCATTCCAAAAGGCATAGGCTTGCTGCAACTTTGGATTCCTTGCTTCAGCTCTTTTTATGTCTCCGTTGCCTtttgcccttccttttccttcttccatttgttttgatagtggttgttgttgttgttgtcgttgctttctttgttttgttttttttttggggggggggtttcgagcggttttttgtggggttttttttttttttttttgcttttcctttttaaattttttttaattttgtgttcattttgttatttttttgttgcttttattctctttctctattttatatacaatagttgaCTCATACAGTCGTCTTTCCAATTCCAGGGCTTAAAACGCGCTATAAGTCAAGGTATAAGAAAGGTTTCCCTCCTGGAAGAGGATGGCTGTTGCTTTCCTTCTCGGTGTGGGACAggtgtgtttgtttgctctccCCGTCCTGGACATTATGCTCGCCTTCCAGGACGATGGGGGTTTCacggtccatgggtttcccatacATAGCTGAAGCCTTGATCCGTGGATACTTACTAGGAAAGAACGGCCCTGACCCCGCTTTCTTCCTTAGCCTCttgcacccctcccacctcccgcttccccatcccatcccaggaccCTACCACTTTGTGCTTTATCGTCCAGgtgctcacacccttgctgtcctcttgcctccttcccatggcacaGAGAAGCGAGATCAGCCAGTATCTTTCTCGCTTTTGCACGGATTTCCCCCAGCGTCAGGCCaccttcccactccctctgccACGCCCGCTCCAGTcgccattcttctcctttttctccttctccttctccctcttcttcagaggggtgggtggggcaagcagtaagtccattggagacgatggggtggaggaggatgggtggtgatgatgagggAGGGCTGTGGGTGGCTCCACGTCCTCGCGCGGGGCACGCTTGTTCGTGTTCTTGGGGGAAGATActgctcatcattctttttcctctccacgtGTGGAGGGCATGGTGCGCTGTAGGTGAGCATGCGGGGGAAACGAGCCATCGGAACGTTCTCTGTTCCTTGCCACGCCGACTGGCGCAGTCAGCAACCAGAGTTGTTCCTCGAGGTCTGAGATGTTAAACCGCACATTCCCggtctgccctttgctggagggTTTTGGGGTTCGCAGCCgtcagccaagaaacagaaataaaacacaagaggtgATCGATAAAGGTCCTCAGGCCCCCCTCCACCGGGTCACGGGAATCATgaggcagtggagaaagcagCTAGGGGAGGAGAGTTTCCCCACCGCCCCAGGCACTTTGGAGGCCGGCCGCGTCTCCTCGAGTCCAGCGGCGTTTGTCCGGGGCCCAGCTGGAAGGGACAACTGACTGCCAGGCAGGACGGGCAGAGTCGGAAGTCCAGTTGGCTTGCTATCCCAATCTAGGGTAGGCTCGGGTCTTTCCTCAGTGTGGGGAGGACCTTTGTTTCCAGAAATGAACGCTGCGTGACGAATCTCCACCTAGGCCccggtgcactgctggtggagaggTTTCTTTGGCACTAGTTGGCTCGCCTTTCTCCCCCGTGGCCTTCGTGTCGGTGCTGGTGGTGCCGGTGGTGGTGCTCACGGCATTGTGGAtcgcgtctcctgtttggcacttgGCGCTTCTCCAGCACGCTCCTTGCACCGgaaatggagccccagggaaCTTTGCGGACGAGCGTCCTGTCGGGGACCCACGGATCCCCAACTCAATCCTGCTGGAAACTCTGCCTAGTAGCACGAGGCCTCCCGAGGGCAGCCACCCATAAAGACTGCTTGCCCATCTTCTCCGCAGACGCTGCTCGACGTTTGGGGCATTCTCGAGAGCCTGGCCGGCCGGAAGGACACTGTGTGTGGACCTGCATCCGCTCTTCCCCGCACCTCCCCCCCGAAGGGCTCCGGAGAGCGTCTCCTTGCTCGGCTGGCTGTGAGCGTtctgtgaggcgtctccaggccgcGTCACTCGCCAGAGGCCAGCGGTGCGGCCAGGGACTGGAGACgggggaagaaaggcaaagccacaccCAAAGTCCCATCCAGAGAGGACTCTCCCACCCTCGCAGAAGTGGCAGGCCCTGCACCGTGCTCAGACCCGCTCACGCACCCCATTCGCTCCGCCGACTTCCCAGCAGAGCCAGCCCTCGAGAGCTGAGCCGCTCGGGCACAAACCCGTTCCCAGGGAACACTGAGACCCCGGGCACGCTCCAGGTACCGCCTGTTCCCCGGAGGCCGCATCGTCCTCACCGCCAGAGAGGAACTCGCTCCTCGTCGGCACTCCTGCTGCGTCGCCCAGGGCGGGCCGCACGCAGAGTGTGCCTGGGCGTCTGCACGCATGTGCATCAGAGCCGGCCTACCgccacagccccagagatggccgcGGCTTCTTGTTCCTCCCCTTGGTCGCTCTGGCCCTCCCGCTGGCACAAGGGCCGTGGCCGACGTCCGTCGGCCCCGGAGGCGGGGTGTCCGTGCTGGGCCGGTCGAGCCGGTGGTGCTCCTGTGCGGGGCGGCGGGCGGTTTCTCCCTCCTCCGGGTCTGGACCGGTGAATCACGACTGCGCcggcaggcagggcagcctggatctTGCGCAGCTCCAAGGCCGGCTTCGGTCGGTTGTGTTCTTGCAGGCGTCTCCACTGCTCTAAGCTCATCCCTTCGGCCTCTGTGTCCCCCGGGGACTCCTGCGACCAGGAGCTCTGCCGCTGGCGTCTCCTGCAGGCTGCCCGGGGTCTGCGGGGTCAGCCCCGAGGGGGGCCGCTGCCCCTCCCCAGCGCCCCCTTCCCACGCACCCTCCCGGGCGTAGAACAGGACGTAGGCGCTCTGGCTCAGGGCAGCAGTCTCGTCACAGGCGGTCACCTTGGCATCGTCCATCTTATACCATTGGCCGTTGCCGGCTCGGACGTAACAAAAGTAGTGTCCTCGCTCACAGCTCCACCCGGAGTGCACCAGCACGGCATAGAGCACGTAGCCCAGTGGCCCTGCCGTCCCCTCAGACGTGTAGGGCTGCACGTCCAGGCGCTGGGATAGCGCACCTCCTGAGCCCTTTTGGCCCCGCTCAGCTGTGTGAACCGCTTCAGCACCAGCACCAGGACCTGGGACGTGCTGTGCAAAGTCAACCTCTTGGTGGCAGGCACCTTCCGGAGACAAACGCCACAGTCATAGGCATTTTCCGCCTCCAGCTTCTCGGGCTTGACcagctctctcagagcttgctccacACTCTGAGCCGCCGTGATATCCAGGCTGACGTCCAGATGAGGGTCGAACGTGTCCGAGACACCG
This window encodes:
- the LOC108635523 gene encoding LOW QUALITY PROTEIN: ubiquitin carboxyl-terminal hydrolase 17-like protein 6 (The sequence of the model RefSeq protein was modified relative to this genomic sequence to represent the inferred CDS: deleted 2 bases in 2 codons) produces the protein MPFGDPLSLRGRRRQSGAPAGDLAPGSAGLAPGQKVALSWRGPWGVGAGLQNLGNTCYVNAALQCLSHTPPLASWLVSRQHATLCPAGSSCTLCAMRAHVTRALLHAGEVIRPRKDLLAGFHRHQQEDAHEFLMFTLNGMQQGCLSASQRRGHASEDTSVVRQIFGGTWRSRIQCLHCLGVSDTFDPHLDVSLDITAAQSVEQALRELVKPEKLEAENAYDCGVCLRKVPATKRLTLHSTSQVLVLVLKRFTQLSGAKRAQEVRYPQRLDVQPYTSEGTAGPLGYVLYAVLVHSGWSCERGHYFCYVRAGNGQWYKMDDAKVTACDETAALSQSAYVLFYAREGAWEGGAGGGAAAPLGADPADPGQPAGDASGRAPGSQESPGDTEAEGMSLEQWRRLQEHNRPKPALELRKIQAALPAGAVVIHRSRPGGGRNRPPPAQEHHRLDRPSTDTPPPGPTDVGHGPCASGRARATKGRNKKPRPSLGLWR
- the LOC108635524 gene encoding LOW QUALITY PROTEIN: ubiquitin carboxyl-terminal hydrolase 17-like protein 6 (The sequence of the model RefSeq protein was modified relative to this genomic sequence to represent the inferred CDS: inserted 1 base in 1 codon; deleted 1 base in 1 codon), with product METLAGLVCRDPGAASEHGGGACPAPFNVLAGGRGCRASAAGADALRGPSVPEGPSPAVGRPQRGDLAPGSAGLAPGQKVALSWRGPWGVGAGLQNLGNTCYVNAALQCLSHTPPLASWLVSRQHATLCPAGSSCTLCAMRAHVTRALLHAGEVIRPRKDLLAGFHRHQQEDAHEFLMFTLNGMQQGCLSASQPSGHASEDTSVVRQIFGGTWRSRIQCLHCLGVSDTFDPHLDVSLDITAAQSVEQALRELVKPEKLEAENAYDCGVCLRKVPATKRLTLHSTSQVLVLVLKRFTQLSGAKRAQEVRYPSXLDVQPYTSEGTAGPLGYVLYAVLVHSGWSCERGHYFCYVRAGNGQWYKMDDAKVTACDETAALSQSAYVLFYAREGAWEGGAGEGQRPPSGLTPQTPGSLQETPAAELLVAGVPGGHRGRRDELRAVETPARTQPTEAGLGAAQDPGCPACRRSRDSPVQTRRREKPPAAPHRSTTGSTGPARTPRLRGRRTSATALVPAGGPERPRGGTRSRGHLWGCGGRPALMHMRADAQAHSACGPPWATQQECRRGASSSLAVRTMRPPGNRRYLERARGLSVPWERVCARAAQLSRAGSAGKSAERMGCVSGSEHGAGPATSARVGESSLDGTLGVALPFFPRLQSLAAPLASGE